In Anaerolineales bacterium, the sequence CGTGTGCCAACCCTCGGGCGCTTCAGGCAAATAGGCCACCAGGGGCATTGCATCTCCAGGGGGCAAGATATTCAAAGGCGGATTGGCCACAAGATTGATGATGGCCTTGCCCTGGGCATCAAGCAATTGAATTAAGCCGCCAAGGTTCTCGACAATTACTTCATTGATATTGCGCACCAGGAGAAAGCACCACAGCTCGTTAGCCGCAGTGGTGTAGCAGGCGGCCGGGCTGACATCAGCCGCGGCGGCGGTGGGGTTCGGCAGTGCCTGAGCAGCTTCATCACTGGAAGGGATGAACAGCTGCATCCCCGGTGAAATAAAAGTGGAGTTCACATCCGGGTTGGCCAACTGCAGGGCCTGCAGGCTGATGCCGTGCCGGGCGGCGATCGAAAAGAAAGTGTCCCCAGACACTACGGTATACAGAGAGGGTGTGGCGGTGGGCAGCACAACCGGCTCCGTGGGGGCTGGCGGGCTGGCCGTGGGGGTGGCGGTTTGATAAACCTGCACGGGCTGGTTCGGCGCCGGGGTCAAGCCGGCCTCAGCGCCCGGTGCGCAGGCCGCCAAACCCACAAAGAGCAGAAGCCATTTAGTTGCTTGCACCGGCAAATTATACCGAGCGGCCTGCCAATGCCGGCCTGGCTTGTTGGCCCATATACGCTGTGCTACACTCACCGCATATGAGCGCCAACTCCTCCAAAGATGCCTTATTGGAGAAAGCCGTTGAGGCCAGCAAGCAAGGCAACCCGGCACTTGCGCGCCAGCTTTTATTAAAGCTGCTCAAAAGAGACAACCGAGAGCCGCTGTATTGGCTGCTGATGAGCACCACAGTGGAATCTCGCGAAGAACGCATTTATTGTCTGCAAAATGTGCTCTTTCTGGACCCCGAAAACAGTGCCGCCCGGCATGACCTAAAACTGCTGGATGCGGATGCGCCGCTGCCCCACGTGCCCGCTTTCCTGCCCGAAGAAACCGAGGAATGGCACACCAAAGAGATCGCCGCGCCCAAGATCCGCAAACGCAGGCGCAAAACGCGCGAGAAACCCTGGTCGTTGCGCGGCATTTTGGCGGCCCTGGGCGTGGGCGTCGCATTAATTCTATTGGCCTATTACGCCGCGGAAAACAATCTACTGGACGAGTGGATGGACAGTCTGGGCAGCGGCAGTCCCCAAGCCCAAGCCAGTCCTGGCGATGGCAGCACCGCGCCGCCCAGCCGCGCCACGGCTACCCTGCCAGTGTTGGTGCCCAGCAACCCGCAAGAGTTGCTGCAAGCCACCTACACCCCCACGCCGGTTTATGTGGACACGCCCCACCCAGAAAGCCCAAGTTACACGGAAGGACTGCAGGCGCTGGGAGCACAAAACTGGGCGGCCGCCGCCAATGCCTTTGAAGCGCTGCTGACCAGCAACCCACAAGCAGCAGACGTGGCGTACTACCTGGGCGAAGCCTACCTGGGCGCCGGCAACCTGACGGCGGCCAACGCGGCCTTTGACCGCGCCATTCAAACCCTGCCCAGCTTTGCCCCGGCTTACCTGGGGCGGGCGCGGGCCAGCCTGGCCGGCAGCAACGGCGATGTGATCACCGATCTGAACACCGCCGTGCTGCTGGACGCCAATTATGTCGATGCCTATTTGCAGCGAGCCGCCTTCAACCTGGGGCGGAACAACCTGGATGCCGCCGGCGAAGACATTGCCAGCGCGGCCAGCCTGGCTCCCAACTCGCCGCTGGTGCTGTACTATCAGGCCCGCCTGTCCCTGGCGCGCGGCGACTACGCAGCCGCCTTGCAGAGCAGCCAACTGGCGCACGACCTGGACCTGACCCTGTTGCCCAACTATCTGGCCAAAGCGGAGGCGGAACAGGGTTCCGGCGACTACCCGGCCTCGATCGTGACCATGCAACGCTATCTCAGTTTCAATGGCCGCGACCCGCTGGGCTGGCAACTGCTCGGCCTGGGCTTTGAACACACCGGCAAAAGCGCAGACGCATTGAATGCCTTCGACCACGGCCTGACGCTGGACCCCAACCTGCCCTACGCCTCGTACTATCACGGCCTTCAAGACCTGGAAGAAGGCCGCCCCTCCAGCGCGCTGGGATACATGCAAATCGCCGTCAACGGCTTGCCCGATTGGTTCGAAGCCCGCATTGGTTTGGCTCGCGCCCACCTGTTCACCGGCAACCCCAGCCTGGCCTTTTTTGAAATCAACACCAGCAGCCCGCGTGTGGAGACAGACCAGCAGCGTGCCATGTTCTTTTACTGGCGGGCCATGTCCCTGGAAGCGCTGGGCCAAAACCAGAACGCACTGGCGGATTGGCGCAGCCTGCTGGAGCTACCCGCCAGCGCCAGCCCCGAGGATTGGCGCCAGACGGCCCAAGGCCGGGTGGACGGTTAAGCCGCCGGCTATTGCCAAGCCCATGGGGCAGGGCTATAATGCCGCCCGTTCGTTATATACGTAAATAAACATGCCGATCTACACTTACCACTGCGCCAATTGCGGCCACGAGTTTGACGTGCGCCAAGGTTTTGAAGACAACCCGCTGAAGATCTGCCCGGAATGCCGCAAGCATTCCCTGCAAAAGGTCTACAAACCGGCTGCCGTAGCCTTTAAGGGTTCCGGCTTCTACGTAACTGACAAAAAGAAACCCTCCGCCCTGCCGGCCACCAAGCCCAGCGCGCCGGCGGCCACGGAGAGCAAACCCAGCAGCGGGGATACCAGCAGCGCGCCAGCTAAAGAAACCACCGCAAAAGAGAAGACCGCTGGCGAAAGCAAACCAGCGGCCAAAACCGAATAACCTTGTCAAAAAAAACTCGCCGGCCGGCGAGTTTTTGTCAGTAGATCAACCTTCTTCCAACATGCGCATGGCTTCTTCGGAGGTGATTTTGCCCTTGTCCAGGTCCTCCAGAATACGGCGACGCTCTTCTTCGGTGAGCTTGGCGACGGCATCTTTGCCCGGCTCATAACCCAAAGCCCGAATGACCTCGTGCAGGCGGCTGCGAATGGTGGGGTAAGAGAGGCCGAAGTCCTCTTCCATACGGGTGATCTTGCCCTCGTTGCGCACAAAGGCTTCTACGAAATGCAGCTGTTCTTCGCTCAGGCGGGAAAAGGCGCCGGCCAGAAAGCGACCTTCGATCGCCGTGTCACACTCGCGGCAAACCAGGCGGGTGATGTGCAGTTCGCCGTGGCAAACGGGGCATTCGTGGGGAATCGGGTACATACGCGCATTATACACGCCAGCTTGGCGGCGTGCGGCGGGCCGCGCCGGTCAATCCTGCGCGCCGCGCTGG encodes:
- a CDS encoding LysM peptidoglycan-binding domain-containing protein produces the protein MQATKWLLLFVGLAACAPGAEAGLTPAPNQPVQVYQTATPTASPPAPTEPVVLPTATPSLYTVVSGDTFFSIAARHGISLQALQLANPDVNSTFISPGMQLFIPSSDEAAQALPNPTAAAADVSPAACYTTAANELWCFLLVRNINEVIVENLGGLIQLLDAQGKAIINLVANPPLNILPPGDAMPLVAYLPEAPEGWHTARGQLSAAYPLTVDDYYLAAQPYEERIQVSTDGLSAQVTGGVKVSAPPSMVWVLAVAYDSRGDVVGIRRWESGDLSSSPDPQTVQFDVWVYSLGRPIDRVELLLEVQP
- a CDS encoding tetratricopeptide repeat protein, with product MSANSSKDALLEKAVEASKQGNPALARQLLLKLLKRDNREPLYWLLMSTTVESREERIYCLQNVLFLDPENSAARHDLKLLDADAPLPHVPAFLPEETEEWHTKEIAAPKIRKRRRKTREKPWSLRGILAALGVGVALILLAYYAAENNLLDEWMDSLGSGSPQAQASPGDGSTAPPSRATATLPVLVPSNPQELLQATYTPTPVYVDTPHPESPSYTEGLQALGAQNWAAAANAFEALLTSNPQAADVAYYLGEAYLGAGNLTAANAAFDRAIQTLPSFAPAYLGRARASLAGSNGDVITDLNTAVLLDANYVDAYLQRAAFNLGRNNLDAAGEDIASAASLAPNSPLVLYYQARLSLARGDYAAALQSSQLAHDLDLTLLPNYLAKAEAEQGSGDYPASIVTMQRYLSFNGRDPLGWQLLGLGFEHTGKSADALNAFDHGLTLDPNLPYASYYHGLQDLEEGRPSSALGYMQIAVNGLPDWFEARIGLARAHLFTGNPSLAFFEINTSSPRVETDQQRAMFFYWRAMSLEALGQNQNALADWRSLLELPASASPEDWRQTAQGRVDG
- a CDS encoding zinc ribbon domain-containing protein — protein: MPIYTYHCANCGHEFDVRQGFEDNPLKICPECRKHSLQKVYKPAAVAFKGSGFYVTDKKKPSALPATKPSAPAATESKPSSGDTSSAPAKETTAKEKTAGESKPAAKTE
- a CDS encoding DUF2089 domain-containing protein; translation: MYPIPHECPVCHGELHITRLVCRECDTAIEGRFLAGAFSRLSEEQLHFVEAFVRNEGKITRMEEDFGLSYPTIRSRLHEVIRALGYEPGKDAVAKLTEEERRRILEDLDKGKITSEEAMRMLEEG